In Calliopsis andreniformis isolate RMS-2024a chromosome 9, iyCalAndr_principal, whole genome shotgun sequence, the genomic window aaatgtaaattttctaCGTTCTAAAAAAGTGCAATAACTTCAAGAACACAAGCCTTTTACTGAAACATCCCCAAAAACCTAGATCCTCGCGTCCTGTTAAACAAGGGACAAAGAGAATGGAGGGACGGGCCCAATAGGAACGATCCGCGATAGATCCTCATCGATGGAGCAGTATAGATTAACGGGAACCCAAACGAGAACGAGAGCCCGGGACGAAGAAGCATTGGCTGTGATTGAATTAATCTGTCAATTTGCCAATTACACGGATGAGTTTGTTTGGTGGCTGCGGTACGCGTACGTCTCTCCGTGCGTCTCCGCTGCGTTCATCGATCGCAAGTGGATCGTCGGCTGGCTCTGTCTGCGTGAAATTCCGCTCGCGTGTGCGTACACGCGGCCCCCCGTGCACGGACACGAGGGACGCTTTGGCTGTGTTCGAATCGGGCATACGTAACCGCGTGGCTCGGGGCACAGATTCAACGAGCTCAATTGGCGCACCGAACGAGGAGGAGGATCGTATTGATTCTCCGGTTACATAGTCGCGAAGTAGAGACGGCTACAAACCGACTGGCTGCCTCGAGCAACGTCTCTGTTTAAGGGCCGCCAAGGGGCCGAAGGTACGATCGGAAGTGCCCCTTGGTTTCCCTTTGGATTCCCTTTGGATGCCACGGAAGGGCCGCTTCAGTGCGCGGGAAATCGATTTTTTCAAGTTTAATGCGGTTACCTGGTTCAGATTAGGGCACTGGGACTATGGtactgttcagtgatgaggtttTATTTAGTTCGATGATGAAAATAGAATATTCGGGAAAGCAGTTATCAATTGGGATGCTAAGACTAATTGCAAGGATAGTATTGACTCTAATCACTATCAATTCCACAATTACAGAGGTAGTAAAAAAAAATCCTAGTTCTAAATTCTCAACATTCCTCCATTTTATAACACCTCATATTCTAAAATCTTCCTTACTCTTTATTACCACACACCAATAAGTAATTGTACGAGTTTATTCTCCCTCTCAATAACCCAAGAAAAATAATTCCATCAGCTGCTCAGAAggctcatcaatcatcaacaatcaagtATTCCAGCATCGAAAGCAATATCGCGGCTAGACGATCCGCGGAGGAACCGCTCGTCTAATCGACAAACACACTCGAATCGTCCGCAAATCGTACGTCTCAGTCGATTACGGCAAAGAGAATACGAAATTACGCTATCGTATTTGCACAGCGCGCCATTGTGCTCGTAGCTGTATCTAATTTGAAGTTCGTTCCAAGACGGTGGAGAACTTGCAAGTAGATAGGCTTCCGAGCGATATAATATCGCAGCACGGCCGTGGCGAGGGTGGTGGGAAGCTGGCGGCAGGGGGAGGGTTGGATGGAAGTGGCAGGATCGAGTGGTGGAGCCGGAGGCTGCGAGGGAAGAGAGATAGGGGATGCGCAGTCGAAGGTTTCGCTACCCAGTCTCGCCCCGAGGGCACCATTTCCAACAGAACCAAGCACGAGTCGGCTGGGACGGTGGATCTGAATCCGCTATATTCCAATTGCTTCCCCAGTATGATATACGCCAATTTCGCCCAATATGTCGCGCCCCCTAGACCAACGCTATCCAATCCTTCGAATAGAGCTATTCATCCCCTTGTAACCCTTCCCTCTTCGCTGAGATGCTGGAGAAGGGTGATTTTTCTGAAGCTTCTGTTACTTACACTTCTGGGATCTTATTTTGATATAGAACAGGTAATAAAATGGGACATTGTCTATTTTTAGAGAAAGATTATTGGGGATTAGGGGAGGGTTGCAAGAGTTCATCAATTTCTATTTCGGTATCTACTGAATTCGATGAAAGCGAAATCCTGACTCGAGTTTCGTTGGTCACGTGCCGACGAGTGACCACTGGGCACACTTGGTGGTCTCGTTCGCAGGTTAGAACATCATTTATATCGTTTATAGGTCCACTGTGCCTCTGAGCCCTGTTCCTGGATATTTTGATAAATAATAGATGAGAGAATGTCCTACGATCATAGGTGACCAGTACTTCTGTGAATTCTGATCATGTGAACCAGTTCGTGAACTGATTTTGTAGAGATTTTAACATATTTATAAGTATATTAATTTCGAGCATTTAACACTTCAAGAATTATTTGTATTGCTGTAAAGAATCTCTGCCTTATTTATGAAGATTTAATATAGACTTTTCCTCAATTCTTTATGTAATAAAAATCAGTACTTCCATTGGGACTAAAATGTAATGAATTCGCGATttctaataattattaaatgttCTTAGTTATTgagaacctcggcctcacttatAGAATTAATAAACTTGATTATGGATCAAGGAAAGCACATATGGGAATTTGAACGAGATTTAGAACCTAATTTTCTTATGATTTCAGTAGCGCTATTTACTCGCCACAGAAATCGCCAGAGATTAGTGATGACCCATTTCGAAGCGACTATGCAAGCTCGATGAAGCCGAGTGAGCTCGCTCAACGGAAGCTGTGCAGTGGGGATAGCTTGTAAACGTGGCATAATGAGCTATAGAGGGGAATAAGCCAAATTTCCACCACCAGCTTACCCTCACTGTATGATCGACGAATCTTCCCTAGTCTAGTCCCTCCTGAAAACAATTTCCCTAAATTCTTTACCACCATTAAATAATTCCCACAACCTATATCCAAGTGgcaataaaataattattatctacataaaatttcgaataaaaaATTCTCTCATTTTTGAATAGCACGCTTGAAAATACCAGCATACCTTCCTCTTGTTTAAATAACATCTCCTAAACTTAATAATTCTAACCAAACTGAGTCTCCAAAATAAAACTTCAACTGTGCAGAACTAGTACCACCACAAAATCGACATAACTACAAATAAATCTCTACACTCAATTTCATACACAGAAGAACCCTAATCAATTCCCCTCAAGTTACCTCAAAAACCCACCGCAAGCGCTATCGTACCTTCCACGACCAACTGGCCGCCAATTCCCCAGGCATCCCCCAAGAAACCAAGCTCCGTCTTTATCGACTCTATCAAGGACCCCCCGAATCACCGAAGAACAATGATTTCCACCGAGGCGTCGAATGCACAATGTAAATCGCCGACGGCTAGGAAACGGTCCAGGGTTTCCGAGGCGCGCCACGCGGGGGTGGGCGATCGTAAAGAGAGTGCTCGAGGAAGAGGTGGAAGCAGTCAGTCAGGTAAAGAAGAAACCGGGAACGTGCCGGGAATGTATGTGGCCTCCCTGGCTGTTACTCGACCGGGTGGAGCTTCCTCTCCGCCCTCTGAGGCCTTTCCACCCCCGCGCCCTCTCTGGAGCGCCGCTCCTGTATTATTGCCCGACCGTAAATTTCGCCCGGAAAGCGATTTAGCGAGGAAGCGGCAGGGATAAATCTTGAAAAAGTCGAAAAGCGTAAAACAGGAGCCTCGGGGCTGAAAGTGAGGCAGGGCGAGCGAGGGAACGTGGCGTGAGGGGGGAGGGGGGGGAGGGAGGGTGCCTCGGGGGGTACCGATATAAGGAGCGCTCTCGATCCACCTTTCTTTCCTCTCTCCTTTGCCTCGGCTCCTTTTTTCCAGGAGCTCTCTTCCCTTAACGTTTCCTGCCTCGTGCACCTCTACGAAGCGGGGGCGTGTCTATACCCTCCAACCGCCCCCCCTCGACCGCGCACATGTGTGTGCATTTGCCTGTGTAAACGTGCTCCCTCGCCCCTTTGCACCCCCCGCCGAGACCAGGCTGTTGCAGCGTTCGTAGGAAAGAAGCGTTTTCGTCGTTCACTGGATTACCGGTTTGCATGCGTCCGCGGGGGTGGGTTGGAGCACTTAATTTCTGACGTGCCGCTCGGAGGATAAAGTCTTTCGTTTTACGACGGTGCTCCGCGTTATGGGGTTGTAGGTGTTCGCGGATGGTGCGGGGGCGACCGAGAGGAGAGGTTTGATGGTTTTTTTGGGGGAGAGGGACTCGATTGAGCTTTTTTGAACGTGGTGGAAAGTGTTTaatggaattgagatttgagtggcgATCAATTTTCATTTGTGGGAGAATTATGGAAATTGTTGCGGAAATTTAGCGGTATTAGATTCAGATGATAAATCTCGCAATTGTGGGCGAATGGAGTAGCAGGCCTCACGAATAATACACATGTACAATTATAGAGAACGCATAACAGAACGGCCGCAAATATTGCGGTAATTTAGATTCCATAAACTAAGGTATTAATACACATTCAGAGGAATCAATAATAAATATAGCTGATAACATGCATAAATGAGGGAGATGATTAGAACGCAATTCGACCGGTCAGAAATTGGTTCTCTGTAACAAGTTACAGATTTATCAGAACAAATAATCACTAGGTACAAACTGGCCCCCTTATCTAATCTCAAAAATACCAAAAAAACCAAATTTTTTCTTAAACTTCGTCaaccttaaaaatatttttccacTTCTCACCCTCAGAAAAAAAAATTCGCAACAAATCTCTAAAACTCGCAGATGTCCAGAAACGCAGAAAAAAAGTGTCAGCAGCCTTGTCGGAGGGTTAAGTCAGCAATTGCGGGGAAAAATCGCAGTAGGTCTCCAGCGCGTGTTACGAGCAAATGAAAATCGCGGCGCTTTGATCTGCCCCCTCTTGGAGGGGGGTCCAAGGGGTGATCTTTTTTCTCGCGCTCGGGTTAATACGATTTGCAAATCCACAGCTTCGGCCACCGTCGGCTATGGGCCGCTGAATAAATGATACGCCCCGATTCGGGGATTGCTGCATTATCCGTCGTCGAATTCGTCCCTGATGCCGCCAATTATTCATGCTCGCGTGGCGCCACTGCAATTAAGAGTCAATTTCATTCTCGACCAGATACATCGGTCACGAAAGTCTTTTGCGAACACTCAACCGATCGAACGCCTAATCTTATAAGGATGCTGTTTAATATGGCGATGAGTTTCTATAATCGACTGTTGAAAATATTGTTAGGTATTATTACACGTGCTAGGTTAATATCTTGTAGCCAATGATATGTCTGAGGTCTTTTGGAAGTTTCATTTCATACATTTGAGGCACTAAGTTTGATGCTATTTAATGTCTGATTGCGCACAGTGTGTTTCTACTTAAACACTTGGAACAAGTATCAATCTCCATTATTAAATAATGCAATCCGGTATGCTGGGTCAGAATGATTATTTTTGTAGGAATGAATTAGAATTATCTGAcgataaaaaatatttccatCGTGAAACAAAATTCTCCAATCATCTTCGTTTAGATCCATTAACATCCTAGCAGCGATATTTTTATCTAATTCTCCTTCGGCCACTTGAAATGTCGCGCAAGTACCCATAATACAATGTTACGCCCGTATTGAATTAAATATTGCCAACGGAGACACCAATGAACCAAtgcgaaattaaattaaatttaagttACTTAAGCGCAATTTAGAGCGAACTATCCGCTTTGCTTCAAGCGCATTAAACGCATCAGGCTTCCTAAGCGCGTCGCTCAATTGTCGTCCATGCCAAACTGATTTCATTTTCATGCAAACTAGCCACTTCTCCCCCCCCCTctactctatctctctctacatAGTTTTCTAGTTTTTCTCTCCTTCCACtattttttcttaaatttcaCCAACGTTGAACATTTTTCAAATCGAGCGTCGAAAGCACTCGCAAACAAATCGACCAACTCGTAATAAAATCAGAGAGCCCTGGTTGCACTCTCTGCAAGTGCTTCGTTCAACACCGACGTCGATATATTTAAATCCAATTTAAATCCCCGCCACCCGGCTGTGTACTTTCCGCTCGAAAATAATTAAACGCTACTCCAGAATCGTTTATTTTTTAGCAGCGCCCTGATTGTAAATGCCTCGCTCGCCGAACTGAAATGCACTCGAAATTAGATTAAAGTAGCTCTCATCGCTGGCATCGATTAAAAAAGGACAGCTGACGGTCGGTTATAACTGCTTGCGGTTTACCGAATAAACTCGAGATACTTGAGCGACCTACTTCACTAGAGATTCAGTGTCTTTGAAACTTGTTAAAACACTTGCCTATCTCTATTCTTTTCGATCGCTCTAAGCAACTGTTTGCCGAGATTCGATCGGCGTCTAGGGAATTTTGCTTTAGGCTAGTGTGGTAGTTCTGATTTTGAAGTATCGGTGGATCCATTCCTCattaataatgttaataaatCCTCGACGAGGTTATCGTGACCAGCAATTCCTCTGAAAACGTTTAACGATAACGAAAAAGGAATGCAATCGGAATGTAATCATTAATTGGCTAATGAGAAAGTACTTGGAGCTTTTCCTCCAGAGGCTACGTAGATTGAAGGTAATACAGTTAAACAACCACCTCTTTGTCGATAAATCCTATAGGCAACGGTGGAAATTAATACGATCGATTGATACGGATATAATGAACGATTTAACACAGAATTTCGATGAATGATACGAACTCGGGTTAATTAATACTAGCCAGTCTTTGAGGATAATCCTCTTGGTAACCCGGGAAGAAGGAAATTGTAATATAAAAACGTATCGATAGATGTATTTGTTTCAATTAGGAAACTTATTAATGATAATGTAAATTTCGTTTGAAGTCGTAATAAATTTGAAGCCAGAACAAATTCATCATGCCTTTATAATTTATGAAATACTTGATTCAGagaaatttaaattaatattccattgaatatCCTAGATTGAATACCCTAGACCTACACGTTCTGAAATTCGAAGGAACTAAATTCTTTAACAAGTTGTAGAGCCCTTAAGATGACTAACGCTTgaattaggtctgggttaggcttCTGTTCCTCTGAGTACCACTTTCAGTAAATTTtatttcctcaaacatcaaagtaCATACAAAGTACCTACATGAAACGATCACATAAGTGTCCACTTCAGAATTCATAATCAACTCATTCATTTCAAGCACTTTAAAAATATGACAACCTATATTAATACCCTCACAAATAGAACTCAAAATCATTCAATGAAGTATTAAAATTTACATGCAATTGTTAGTTTAGAGTAGAGTTAATCTCTGTTCGAAAGGAACCCGCGAAATTGAAATTCATCGGAAGATCGAAAGGTGAATCAGATTCGTCGAGATTCCACGACCTCGCGAGTGTCCTCATCCTCTGGTTATGTAGGCATACATACGCGTCTAGAGGAAGTCACCACACCGTGCACGGCGTAGAATAAACGGTCAGTGACGCGCGGTAATGGCCGACATCCTAATCCTGGCCCCCTACAGCTTAATGCCATACACTCCGCAATGATAATGCTGCATGTGCTTTTTGTCATTACCAGTCGCCATGCTACCCCGTAATGAGCACCGCCGCGGGCTCCTTCACTAGGATTCTCCATCCGGAAGATCTTGTCCCTTCTACGCCCAGAGTCCTCTACCTACTTCCGGTTCCATCAGCGAACCGATGTTGGTTCGAAGCCTAATTGACTCTTCAGATCGATTTTTTTAGCGCAATCGATAAATTTATGGACTGGTTCGATGATattgaaattattaattttttcttgGTACTCTTAGTTTGAACTTGGTTTTTtgtgatttttaatttttaattagaaaCAGTAATTTTTGTATATTACAGAAAACTGAGGATGAGAGATACTCATTAtgtacttcaattttttcatctcAGAGTAATAAGATTCTTCTCGGTTAAGAGAATAAATCAATCATCTGACAAACCCATATGTCCAGTAACTACCAAAGAACCCAaatcaaaattctcaatcctctttaaCAATTCATAAACTTACGATACTATATAATTTCATCCTAGTCACAAAGACTATCTCCCTCATCTCATCAACTACCATTCCCTAAAGCTGTCATTGCCCAAAATTCAACGTGCCTCATCAGCCACGACATCCACAGGCCACAAACATTACTGCAATTATTTAAACAAAAATGACGACTGTCTCAGTTGTTCGAAAGATGGAAAAACGTGGTGGCAACTCGCGACTGGATCCGCGCGATCGTCGCAAGAAGTGACGTCACAGGTCTTGACCCCCCATTTGTACGTATATAGCGACGTCCCGAGCGATCATCTGCGGGCCCAGGGGATGGAGAAAGACGAAGATGTAGAAGGGGAAGAGGGGACGGCCCGCAGCTGCCGCCCTGGCTGCCAACACAATAATAtctaattaatttattaatgagGTTAAGTTGGTAGGATTGGACGGCAGACAGCGCGAGCCGGCAGCTCGGTCGCGGTTGGGCCCTTTTTCTGGAACGTCTTCTGGATGCTTGCGCTTCTCGTCGGTCGAGTGAATTAAGCTTAATCAGTGCGAACGTGTCGAGCGCGTGTGCGAGAACTCTCGCAGGGCCGCAGAGGCCCTTCACGCTGAGTTCTGTACCTTAGAATCACTTAGATTTCTTAGAAATGTtgatttcttttttcatttcgaaaaaatttaacaaaatcaatataaatatctgTAGTCACAGATCAGAAGGACCTAAGTTTCCTAATTGTATATTTTTGTGAAGAAGGAAATAGCTAAACAAATTTTCCTTAAAaaagagaatacaataaaacacaAGTATCTAATGCAGAATCGGGGTTCAAACTACTGAATGTCAATTTCCCAAGAAATAGAAATATATAACTCATAGATAATTACACTCTCGACCAGATGAAGCCTTCAACTTTAGAAAACGATTTTCgtttgagacaccctgtataccatATTCCACGATTCATCCCACTATCATCAGGCCACCAAACAAATCAATTCACCGAGGTAACCCCTAAATCGGTTCGGCCCGCGGATCGTTGCATGACGAGCGAAAGACAGACGCAAAGCTGGCCGAGTATCATTCGGTAAAAATCATACCGCCTTAAGTTTCGACGAGCTTTTCCAGCGGAAGCTTCAGCCGCAGACAGCTGCCGCTCCAGTCCCCCGAGGAATTCACGGCGGTGGCTGACGAAAACGAGCTCGGACAGCCGTCCTTATACCCATCTTCGTCAACCTCCTCTCCTCGTTCCGCTCCCGCGAAAATCCCCTCAACGGGCGGTCGGTTATTACGTGACCATAAAGAGCAGCAGCTTTCCCGAGGACGGTATCGCATTGCGCGCGTCGCGATGAATACCGACGCTGTCTTTGATTCCGGAAGCAGAAGGGGACAGGGATCCCTGACGGACGGGGAAACGATGGAGAAAGTGAACAGCGTGAATCTATTGCTCTTGGAAACATGGTTCAACATTTCAGAGTTTATGATGGGAGTCGCTGAGATGGTAAAATGATTAACTCAGTAGAAGAGAAAGTAGAAAAATGTAGGATGCTAgaaattatgtattttaaaattcagCTTCAAGTGAATTGTCAAAGTGATGTGATTGAGAGTGTTATTTAAGAGATGATTAATTTAGTTCTTGAAATATTGAATTCTTGGGTGAAAACGTTAGGTGTTGTTTAGTGAACCCGTGGGCGATAGAATTGGGTCTTGATACTTGTGCACGTTTTGGATATGTTTTCTTCCGAATAGCGAGGTACTCTTGGATTTTGTGGTTATTAGTCCACGTGCATCAGTTTCGTGATTATGAAGTACAATTAAGCTGCGTgaagttttattaattttgttgCATTAACTTTCATTTTCATTGTAGTCGAttctagtcatggaaataaattGGAGTAAAAATATGGTACAGTTATGGAACAAAGTTAAATCAATGATAAAATATAGTATCTTTTGCATATTGTTGAAAACTTAAATCCTCTACATTTTTGTACCCAGACTGATATTCTTACTTTTTCTGAGACATGACATCTGAAACCACATTGCAGTCCGTCGGATAGCACGCTTGGTATCCGCTCGGCTCTAATCTAAATGCGATATGGAGAACAGTCTTCTGAAACTGCAAACTGAAGTTCGTAATTTACTAGCATATTAAACCGTATACGTAACACACAGAATTAACAATCCCTGCCCTTGCAATTGTACCGAAACGATTGAAACACTTGATTCTTCCGAATATTATCCAATTTTCTCAAGCACCCTATCAAACATAATTGAAAAAATAGCCAAATGCTATTATAGCAGGTTCAAACCGGTGAATTAAGTTGGCTCAAACCAGTTACACTTAAAGGAATCCCTTCCTGAATTAATTCATTCAACAGAATGATCGAACAATTTGTGCAGAATTTAAAACCCTATCAGCTGCATACAAATGAAGCCTACGTCAATCTCCTGACAGGTATCACTGTCTTCTCAATTGTAGATAACACATAAATCATATCAGTCTAGACCAAAAGCAATAAGAATTGAAATCCTAAATGAAGGACAATCATCAGAATACTAATACTTAAATCTAGACCAGGAACAGTGATCAGTATACTTCCAGAAGACTTGCTTTCAGTGATATAAGAAACAAGTAGAACAAACTTTCATACACAGACCATCTCTTAAATTTGTCATAGCTCTTTCTTATTTCTCAGAACTCTTTCACAATATACTACACATCATCTACAATTATTTACTACTACTATCAACTACAGTAAATTCATTGATGTCGCATGAAAGCTGCAATCCAGAAAACACATCCTCAGCTCTACTTGAACATACCAGACTCAATTGCGACTATTCAGAGACCACTGTTCCTGGTCAAAATACGACCTACACATTCTAAAGAAGGATCACTTACCTTGACCAGTGGTGGACTATGCGTGGGTGGATGATAGTGTCCCGAAGAAGGGCTCGCGGGCGGCCCCGCGCCCCCGGGTGAAATGGCACCGCCTCCGGGGGTGAGAATCCTGGACTCGTGACTGAACAACACTTTCCCGATTTCCTCCGCAGCCTCGCGGATCACCGTCGACCTTCCGAACCCTCTGTCCGATCGAATTAATCGCTGTCTCCGCGATCCACCTCAAATTGACTGCAATTCCACGCGAACTGTCTTcgatcactgacactgacttcaATAAGAACACAATTGGCAGGGCTTCTGTGATCGTCACTGACACTGGATGGTCTATGAGAGTTCTAGGTCTTCTAAAGCAGCTACCAATTTTGGCACAGTAGTATTAGGTTTGACTAGCGACAGTGTTGTCATGGGACACTTCCTGTGTCTAGATGCACTGACCTTGCAACTTCTAGTACAGGCTTGATGACTCACTAAGTCCTTTAAGGTAGTTAGAAGTCCCTCGTGGTATTGTCAGTAATTAGTAGATTTTGATTAAGACGACAGGCAAAGGTACAGTGTAGCTTTGGTTCACCATTCAGTCTATGAGGTTGCTCCATAGTGAATTATTGTGTATCGAGGTGAATCTTCTTTCTTGATAACTAAGCCTCTAATCACCTCTGGTCCGAAGACAGTGCAGTCTCTAGCTTCTATACTTAAAGCAATCAAGCTTCAAATGCCATTAATCACAGAGGAATTCTTTTAGTCATCTACTTCAACCCAAGACACCTATCCCCATCaccacaaccttgaatcctagTCCCAAAGTACCAATCACTAACACGTTCAGTGCTCAACCACCTGATCTATGAATCCTCTTCCAGCGAGTCCTTCACCGTCAGTCCTGGGGACCCTCACAGGATGTCCAGCTGCAGAGTGTACCAGCGACGACGTCCACCCTGGATCACCTCGAAAACAATCAGCAATCGCGGCACCGGATCGTGGAGGTCGAAAAACCGAGAGAATCGCGTCCGAGCCGTCCAAGAGGGTCCCAGCTGGATTGTGTGTCGCGTTCAGTGTCGCGGCTAGACAGCCGAGGAAAGCGTGCTCGATAGGCGGAACCACGCAGGCGTCGGACGACTCGCGAGGCGTGGTCTACGATCACTGTTCTCTGTCCTGCTAAACAGGCAGCTCGCTTCTGGTCGACGACTGGCGCGGGGGTGGTGGAGCCACCACGTGGTTTTATTGGCCAAATAACGCGTACGACAAACATCCCTGCTTCTGTGCGGAGTGTCTCCCTGTGTTGTAACTCACCCTCGCCTGAGCTCCGCGTAGCCCTTTGAACGAGAGGAGAGGCAATAGTCGTCATGGTGTAAATCGTGTTTACCCCTCGTCCATAGTGATTCTCGTGTGTATCAGCTACCAACGCTCCACCTCGAGTTACGCTCCCCCCTCGCCCACCCCGTCGCCCTCTCCGCCACCCCCTTTCCATCCCTCCTTACTATGTATCGGCCTCCTTTTTTCTCTTCTCGCGCCCTTCCTGAGCCCGCTCGTCCTCGCGGCGCTTCttcctccagggcgtttctcggaCGCTGTCTATCTGGCTCGCGTTTCGACCGAGGACAGACGCAGAGGCTTTGGCGGTTGCACACCCCCGATTCGTCCCGCAACCAGACGCACTTGTAGTAATACAAATAGCATTTGTTTCCTCGCCGCTGTCCCGACTTCCACCGGTTTCTTGTTTCCTTTCCCATTTTCGACGACGCTGGCTGGAACGCTCGCTGGGATCTGTGAACAGCGCGAGGCGAATGACAATGCGGAGCTTTCAGCGGTTTTTAAGTGACAACGTTTTTGGGGGATGGAGGTTCTTTGCTGGTGATGGGCGATGCTTTTCGAGTGTTTTAGAGGTATATACTTGAACTGATATTTTGTAATCCTCTTAGATGTGAAGAAGTTTGACATTTTTTGGTATGCTCTATAAAGGACTCTGGTGTTCATTTTACCAGATATTTAGAATT contains:
- the LOC143183439 gene encoding uncharacterized protein LOC143183439; amino-acid sequence: MVNQSYTVPLPGLLTTLKDLVSHQACTRSCKVSASRHRNCFRRPRTLIDHPVSVTITEALPIVFLLKSVSVIEDSSRGIAVNLRWIAETAINSIGQRVRKVDGDPRGCGGNRESVVQSRVQDSHPRRRCHFTRGRGAAREPFFGTLSSTHA